In Kitasatospora gansuensis, a genomic segment contains:
- a CDS encoding LCP family protein — translation MNSGHRHRADLADQNPPEVDPADQWVLDPATGEFRLDLDAVPAQVPRPRAAEHPRRVAEPPAGGRADRRRQAHGGQAHGGRAHGGKTAKPNGKPRGRRRALKWTAGVAALVLVAGCGGAYYAYQHFNGNLSSVEVKVGSEAERPKAATGALNILVIGTDSRKGLGRDYGDEGSEGHADTTLLFHISKDRTNATVLSIPRDLMVPIPECENAAGKKIPGSARGMFNTSLGQDGRDPGCTWKTVEKMTGIHVDHFVMVDFNAVKTLSTAVGGVEVCAAKDINDKDSHLKMSKGKHVVQGEEALAFVRTRHAVGLGGDLTRIPLQQQFISSMIRKIKSSDTLTSPTKLWNLADAATKALTVDSAIKSVDKLKDLALDLSKVNTQNITFTTVPVLDDPKDENRLVLNDKDATQLFAMVAADRSLTQVEGAPAETPAATPTVAPTPTPAAPQVDAAAVKVTVRNGTGAGGQAGKAVTALEGKGFTGATPGKDATAVATSSISYPRGKSDQAVALAAALGLPAEVAKESSTLGPKDSLQVVLGKDFTTLGKPAAPVPTEAPKDLQRVQADDVNVCAK, via the coding sequence ATGAACAGCGGACACCGGCACAGGGCGGACCTCGCGGATCAGAACCCGCCCGAGGTCGATCCGGCCGATCAGTGGGTGCTCGACCCGGCCACGGGCGAGTTCCGGCTGGACCTGGACGCGGTGCCCGCGCAGGTGCCCCGCCCCCGGGCGGCCGAGCACCCCCGGCGGGTGGCCGAGCCGCCGGCCGGTGGCCGGGCCGACCGGCGCCGGCAGGCGCACGGCGGGCAGGCACACGGCGGAAGGGCGCACGGCGGTAAGACGGCGAAGCCGAACGGAAAGCCGCGCGGCAGGCGACGGGCCCTCAAGTGGACCGCCGGGGTGGCCGCGCTGGTGCTGGTGGCCGGCTGCGGCGGCGCGTACTACGCGTACCAGCACTTCAACGGGAACCTCTCCTCGGTCGAGGTCAAGGTCGGCTCCGAGGCCGAGCGGCCGAAGGCGGCCACCGGGGCGCTGAACATCCTGGTGATCGGCACCGACAGTCGAAAGGGCCTGGGGCGCGACTACGGCGACGAGGGCAGCGAGGGCCACGCCGACACCACCCTGCTGTTCCACATCTCCAAGGACCGCACCAACGCGACCGTGCTGAGCATCCCGCGCGACCTGATGGTGCCGATCCCGGAGTGCGAGAACGCGGCCGGCAAGAAGATCCCGGGCTCGGCCCGGGGCATGTTCAACACCAGCCTGGGTCAGGACGGCCGCGATCCGGGCTGCACCTGGAAGACCGTCGAGAAGATGACGGGCATTCACGTCGACCACTTCGTGATGGTGGACTTCAACGCGGTCAAGACCCTCTCGACCGCCGTCGGCGGGGTGGAGGTCTGCGCGGCCAAGGACATCAACGACAAGGACTCGCACCTGAAGATGTCCAAGGGCAAGCACGTGGTGCAGGGCGAGGAGGCACTCGCCTTCGTCCGCACCCGGCACGCCGTGGGCCTCGGCGGGGACCTGACCCGGATCCCGCTCCAGCAGCAGTTCATCAGCTCGATGATCCGCAAGATCAAGAGCAGCGACACCCTGACCAGCCCGACCAAGCTGTGGAACCTCGCGGACGCCGCCACCAAGGCGCTCACCGTGGACTCCGCGATCAAGAGCGTGGACAAGCTCAAGGACCTGGCGCTCGACCTCTCCAAGGTGAACACCCAGAACATCACCTTCACCACGGTGCCGGTGCTGGACGACCCCAAGGACGAGAACCGGCTGGTCCTGAACGACAAGGACGCCACCCAGCTGTTCGCGATGGTCGCCGCCGACCGCTCGCTCACCCAGGTCGAGGGCGCCCCCGCCGAGACGCCGGCGGCGACGCCCACGGTGGCCCCGACGCCCACGCCGGCCGCACCGCAGGTGGACGCGGCCGCGGTCAAGGTGACGGTGCGGAACGGCACCGGGGCCGGTGGCCAGGCGGGCAAGGCCGTCACCGCCCTGGAGGGCAAGGGCTTCACCGGCGCGACCCCGGGCAAGGACGCCACCGCCGTCGCCACCAGCTCGATCAGCTACCCGCGCGGCAAGTCCGACCAGGCCGTCGCACTGGCGGCGGCGCTCGGGCTGCCCGCCGAGGTGGCCAAGGAGAGCAGCACGCTCGGGCCGAAGGACTCGCTGCAGGTGGTGCTCGGCAAGGACTTCACCACCCTGGGCAAGCCAGCCGCCCCGGTGCCCACCGAGGCCCCCAAGGACCTCCAACGCGTACAGGCCGACGACGTCAACGTGTGCGCCAAGTAA
- a CDS encoding LCP family protein, producing the protein MTDVQTRPTGGRAADRRAARKVRSGRRRWLRITALALGFVLVAGCGAGYWYYQHLNGNFQAGELNLSDVTGAKTAPNAAGQTPLNILLIGTDNRGSAANVDLGGGADDANRPGLADVQMLLHVSADRSNASLISIPRDTLVDIPACHSEDGKTNYPALRKTMINEALARGGPGCLVGTWQALTQVHIDHYMMVDFAGVASMATAVGGVPVCVNMNLWDRYQKGIGGTDLKLSKGTHYLEGADALKWLRVRDAWGDDIGRTKAQHMYLSAMVRELKAKGSLTDPGRLMSLAEAATKSLSVDKPLADIRKLYELGTELREVPTERITTLTVPVDSAKSDPDRLELRQPDTDQIWKLLLADRPFDDKGPAPSAAPQSPAPQSPAPTPTPDPTPSVPVAKGEIELTVQNASGTEGRAKEISTALGHLGFTGATAIAGGGTRPATQLSYPATRSAQAHAVAAALGLPATALKETGTGRTLTLVLGADWPTGATFPVTAAPTQLPKSAEAVTADDDKSCMTVNPQGRIYTY; encoded by the coding sequence ATGACCGACGTCCAGACCCGCCCGACGGGTGGCCGGGCAGCCGACCGCCGGGCCGCCAGGAAAGTGCGCTCCGGACGCCGCCGCTGGCTGCGGATCACCGCGCTGGCGCTCGGCTTCGTCCTGGTCGCCGGCTGCGGCGCCGGCTACTGGTACTACCAGCACCTGAACGGCAACTTCCAGGCCGGCGAGCTCAACCTCAGCGACGTGACCGGCGCCAAGACCGCGCCGAACGCCGCCGGCCAGACCCCGCTGAACATCCTGCTGATCGGCACCGACAACCGCGGCTCGGCCGCCAACGTCGACCTCGGCGGCGGAGCCGACGACGCCAACCGGCCCGGGCTGGCGGACGTCCAGATGCTGCTGCACGTCTCGGCCGACCGCAGCAACGCCTCGCTGATCAGCATCCCGCGCGACACCCTGGTGGACATCCCGGCCTGCCACAGCGAGGACGGCAAGACCAACTACCCGGCGCTCAGGAAGACGATGATCAACGAGGCGCTGGCCCGGGGCGGCCCCGGCTGCCTGGTCGGCACCTGGCAGGCCCTCACCCAGGTGCACATCGACCACTACATGATGGTCGACTTCGCGGGCGTGGCCAGCATGGCCACCGCGGTCGGCGGGGTGCCGGTGTGCGTCAACATGAACCTCTGGGACCGGTACCAGAAGGGCATCGGCGGCACCGACCTCAAGCTCTCGAAGGGTACGCACTACCTCGAGGGCGCGGACGCGCTCAAGTGGCTGCGGGTCCGCGACGCCTGGGGCGACGACATCGGCCGCACCAAGGCCCAGCACATGTACCTCTCGGCGATGGTGCGGGAGTTGAAGGCCAAGGGCTCGCTCACCGACCCCGGCCGGCTGATGTCGCTGGCCGAGGCCGCCACCAAGTCGCTCAGTGTGGACAAGCCGCTGGCCGACATCCGCAAGCTGTACGAGCTCGGCACCGAACTGCGCGAGGTGCCGACCGAGCGGATCACCACCCTCACCGTCCCGGTGGACAGTGCCAAGAGCGATCCGGACCGGCTGGAGCTCAGGCAGCCGGACACCGACCAGATATGGAAGCTGCTGCTGGCCGACCGTCCCTTCGACGACAAGGGCCCGGCGCCCAGCGCGGCCCCGCAGAGCCCGGCCCCGCAGAGCCCGGCCCCCACCCCCACGCCCGACCCCACGCCGAGCGTCCCGGTGGCCAAGGGCGAGATCGAGCTCACCGTGCAGAACGCCTCCGGTACCGAGGGCCGGGCCAAGGAGATCAGCACCGCCCTCGGCCACCTCGGCTTCACCGGCGCCACCGCGATCGCCGGCGGCGGCACCCGGCCGGCCACCCAGCTCAGCTACCCCGCGACCCGGTCCGCCCAGGCCCACGCGGTCGCCGCCGCCCTCGGCCTGCCGGCCACCGCCCTCAAGGAGACCGGCACCGGCCGGACCCTGACCCTGGTGCTCGGCGCGGACTGGCCGACCGGCGCCACCTTCCCGGTCACGGCCGCTCCGACCCAACTGCCCAAGTCCGCCGAGGCGGTCACCGCCGACGACGACAAGTCCTGCATGACCGTGAATCCCCAGGGCCGCATCTACACCTACTGA
- a CDS encoding DNA-3-methyladenine glycosylase family protein translates to MPGAVRRWRPGFPLDLGRTLLPLRRGPADPAYRTDPEGGIWRASRTPGGIGTLRLTVRAGEVEGRAWGPGADWLLERLPTLLGEGDDPSGLVLPPGPLREAQRTHAGVRLVRTGLVLESLVPSILEQKVTTDEAYRAWRTLLRDFGTPAPGPAPGLWVAPSAREWVLIPSWEWHRAGVDPRRSATVVRAARLAPRLEEASALPHDEAFARLTTVPGIGHWTAAETLQRSNGDPDAVSVGDYHLPNLVGWALAGRPRSDDDQMLALLAPYAGHRHRVCRLLALSGARAPRYGPRLTPEDHRRR, encoded by the coding sequence ATGCCGGGCGCGGTGCGACGCTGGCGGCCGGGGTTCCCGCTGGACCTCGGGCGGACCTTGCTGCCGCTGCGGCGCGGGCCCGCCGACCCGGCGTACCGGACGGATCCGGAGGGCGGGATCTGGCGCGCCTCCCGGACGCCGGGCGGGATCGGTACGCTCCGGCTGACCGTCCGGGCCGGGGAGGTCGAGGGGCGGGCCTGGGGCCCCGGCGCGGATTGGCTGCTGGAGCGGCTGCCGACGCTGCTGGGCGAGGGTGACGACCCGTCAGGACTGGTGCTGCCGCCGGGACCGCTGCGCGAGGCACAGCGCACCCACGCGGGTGTCCGGCTGGTCAGGACCGGGCTGGTGCTGGAGTCGCTGGTCCCCTCGATCCTGGAACAGAAGGTCACCACCGACGAGGCCTACCGCGCCTGGCGCACCCTGCTGCGCGACTTCGGCACCCCGGCGCCCGGCCCGGCCCCCGGCCTGTGGGTGGCGCCGTCCGCCCGGGAGTGGGTGCTGATCCCGAGCTGGGAGTGGCACCGCGCGGGCGTCGACCCCCGGCGGTCCGCCACCGTGGTCCGTGCCGCCCGGCTGGCCCCCCGGCTGGAGGAGGCCTCGGCCCTCCCGCACGACGAGGCCTTCGCCCGCCTGACCACCGTGCCCGGCATCGGCCACTGGACCGCCGCGGAGACGCTGCAGCGCAGCAACGGCGACCCGGACGCCGTCTCGGTCGGCGACTACCACCTCCCCAACCTGGTCGGCTGGGCCCTCGCCGGCCGCCCCCGCAGCGACGACGACCAGATGCTCGCCCTGCTCGCCCCGTACGCGGGCCACCGCCACCGCGTCTGCCGCCTGCTCGCCCTGTCCGGCGCCCGAGCTCCCCGCTACGGTCCCCGCCTCACCCCCGAGGATCACCGCCGGCGCTGA
- a CDS encoding transglycosylase SLT domain-containing protein, with protein MNVNELRSLAEQAGFSGQDVGIAAAVAMAESGGNPDILGDTALVDDKWGPSVGLWQIRSLRKPQAYGYPDTLRVESALHDPRKNADAAYAIFKSGGGWQQWSTFTNGAYKAHLQPTTGASGMYERDLVINKAKSYIGLQETDDNRTEFGKEFGEDGVAWCDIFVWCIFNRVGLVGLLPGKFDNCARSTEAWKSEGRFSEYPGLGAQVVFGPGGGEHTGIVVSYTETTVTSVEGNWNDQVSLVTRQRRDDYVYGYGYPRFAEGIRSADPAYQPQDGQGGSAEEPLPDVLYVGQVNHAASWDPPAEQGHRSYSWPQVLRLEKALESEGLLDHPYVDGSYGTVTIDAYRQLQLNLGYSGPDDANGKPGIESLSWLGRRHGFRVEP; from the coding sequence ATGAATGTCAATGAGCTGAGATCCCTGGCGGAACAGGCCGGCTTCTCCGGTCAGGATGTCGGGATCGCCGCCGCCGTGGCCATGGCGGAGTCCGGGGGAAACCCGGACATCCTCGGTGACACTGCTCTGGTGGACGACAAGTGGGGGCCTTCCGTCGGGCTCTGGCAGATCCGCTCACTGCGGAAGCCCCAGGCCTACGGATATCCCGACACCCTCCGGGTGGAGTCCGCCTTGCACGACCCGAGGAAGAACGCTGACGCTGCCTACGCCATCTTCAAGAGCGGTGGCGGGTGGCAGCAGTGGAGCACCTTCACGAATGGCGCCTACAAGGCCCACCTCCAGCCGACAACAGGAGCATCGGGCATGTACGAGCGAGATCTCGTCATCAACAAAGCGAAATCGTACATCGGCCTCCAGGAGACCGACGACAATCGGACGGAGTTCGGCAAGGAATTCGGCGAGGACGGTGTCGCCTGGTGCGACATCTTCGTCTGGTGCATCTTCAACCGGGTCGGCTTGGTGGGCCTGCTCCCCGGGAAGTTCGACAACTGCGCCAGGTCCACCGAGGCATGGAAGAGCGAGGGTCGCTTCTCGGAGTACCCGGGCCTGGGGGCACAGGTGGTCTTCGGCCCGGGCGGCGGTGAACACACCGGCATCGTCGTGAGCTACACCGAGACCACCGTCACCTCCGTGGAGGGCAACTGGAACGACCAGGTCTCCCTGGTCACCCGTCAGCGCAGGGACGACTACGTCTACGGGTACGGATATCCCAGGTTCGCGGAGGGCATTCGCAGTGCGGACCCCGCCTACCAGCCCCAGGACGGCCAAGGGGGCAGTGCCGAGGAGCCGCTGCCCGACGTGCTGTACGTCGGCCAGGTCAACCACGCGGCGTCCTGGGACCCGCCCGCCGAGCAGGGCCACCGCTCCTACTCCTGGCCGCAGGTGCTCCGCCTGGAGAAGGCGCTGGAGTCCGAGGGGCTGCTGGACCATCCGTACGTGGACGGCTCCTACGGGACGGTGACCATCGACGCGTACCGGCAGCTCCAGCTCAACCTCGGATACAGCGGCCCGGACGACGCCAACGGCAAGCCGGGCATCGAGTCGCTGTCCTGGCTCGGCCGCAGGCACGGCTTCCGCGTCGAACCCTGA
- a CDS encoding coenzyme F420-0:L-glutamate ligase, whose protein sequence is MISVLPVAGLPEITADADLAELIAKAGTFEDGDILLVTSKIVSKAEGRLLRAADREAAIDAETVRVVARRGPARIVENRNGLVMAAAGVDASNTAPGTVLLLPLDPDASARALRAGLQQLTGRRLAVLVTDTFGRPWRNGLTDVAIGAAGLAVLDDHRGRQDSHGNELALTVTATADELAAAGDLVKGKTSGVPVAVVRGLGELVTAEDGEGIRPLIRPAADDMFRLGTSEALRQAVTLRRTIRSFTPEPVDPAAVRRAVAAAVTAPAPHHTTPWRFVLLETPEVRTRLLDAMLAAWQRDLRELDGWDDAKVARRTARGDVLRDAPYLVVPCLVMDGSHDYPDARRAAAEREMFTVAIGAAVQNLLVTLTGEGYGSAWVSSTMFCRDTVRDVLDLPEGWDPMGAIAVGRPAEGPKERQARSAEAFVTVR, encoded by the coding sequence GTGATCTCGGTCCTGCCGGTGGCGGGACTGCCGGAGATCACCGCCGACGCCGACCTGGCCGAACTGATCGCCAAGGCCGGGACGTTCGAGGACGGTGACATCCTGCTGGTCACCTCGAAGATCGTCAGCAAGGCCGAGGGCCGGCTGCTGCGGGCCGCCGACCGGGAGGCGGCGATCGACGCCGAGACCGTCCGGGTGGTCGCCCGGCGCGGCCCGGCCCGGATCGTCGAGAACCGGAACGGGCTGGTGATGGCGGCGGCGGGCGTGGACGCCTCCAACACCGCCCCCGGCACCGTCCTGCTGCTGCCGCTCGACCCCGACGCCTCGGCGCGCGCCCTGCGGGCCGGGCTCCAGCAGCTGACCGGCCGTCGGCTGGCCGTGCTGGTCACCGACACCTTCGGCCGCCCCTGGCGCAACGGCCTGACCGACGTGGCGATCGGCGCCGCCGGGCTGGCCGTCCTCGACGACCACCGGGGCCGTCAGGACAGCCACGGCAACGAGCTGGCCCTCACGGTCACCGCCACCGCCGACGAACTGGCCGCCGCCGGTGACCTGGTGAAGGGCAAGACCAGCGGCGTACCGGTCGCCGTGGTCCGCGGCCTGGGTGAGCTGGTGACGGCCGAGGACGGCGAGGGGATCCGCCCGTTGATCCGGCCGGCCGCGGACGACATGTTCCGGCTCGGCACCTCCGAGGCGCTCCGTCAGGCCGTCACGCTGCGGCGCACCATCCGCTCCTTCACCCCCGAGCCGGTCGACCCGGCCGCCGTCCGCCGCGCGGTCGCCGCCGCCGTCACCGCCCCGGCCCCGCACCACACCACGCCCTGGCGGTTCGTGCTGCTGGAGACCCCCGAGGTACGGACCCGGCTGCTCGACGCGATGCTCGCCGCCTGGCAGCGCGACCTGCGCGAGCTGGACGGCTGGGACGACGCCAAGGTGGCCCGCCGCACCGCCCGGGGCGACGTCCTGCGGGACGCCCCGTACCTGGTGGTCCCCTGCCTGGTGATGGACGGCTCGCACGACTACCCGGACGCCCGCCGGGCCGCCGCCGAACGGGAGATGTTCACCGTCGCGATCGGCGCCGCCGTGCAGAACCTGCTGGTCACGCTGACCGGGGAGGGCTACGGCTCCGCGTGGGTCTCCTCCACGATGTTCTGCCGGGACACCGTGCGCGACGTGCTCGACCTGCCGGAGGGCTGGGACCCGATGGGGGCCATCGCGGTGGGGCGGCCGGCGGAGGGACCGAAGGAACGTCAGGCCCGCTCGGCCGAAGCATTCGTGACGGTACGTTGA
- the cofD gene encoding 2-phospho-L-lactate transferase has translation MRIVALAGGIGGARFLRGLRELTGPQDEITVIGNTGDDIHLFGLKVCPDLDTVMYTLGGGIHEEQGWGRADETWSVKEELKAYGVGPEWFGLGDRDFATHIVRTQMLGAGYPLSAVTEALCDRWQPGVRLLPMTDDRVETHVKITDESGPRVVHFQEYWVKLHAAVAAEAIVPVGAETAKPAPGVLEAIAAADVILLPPSNPVVSIGTILAVPGIRQAVSDAAAPVVGLSPIIGGAPVRGMADKVLAAVGVEATAEAVALHYGSGLLDGWLVDTADAEAVAAVEAAGISCRAIPLLMTDVPATAEMARAALELAEQVRS, from the coding sequence ATGCGCATCGTGGCACTGGCAGGCGGGATCGGTGGAGCGCGTTTCCTGCGCGGACTCCGTGAGCTGACCGGCCCTCAGGACGAGATCACCGTCATCGGCAACACCGGCGACGACATCCACCTCTTCGGTCTCAAGGTCTGCCCCGACCTGGACACCGTGATGTACACCCTCGGCGGTGGCATCCACGAGGAACAGGGCTGGGGCCGGGCCGACGAGACCTGGTCGGTCAAGGAGGAGCTGAAGGCGTACGGCGTCGGGCCCGAGTGGTTCGGCCTCGGCGACCGGGACTTCGCCACCCACATCGTGCGGACCCAGATGCTCGGCGCGGGCTACCCGCTGAGCGCCGTCACCGAGGCGCTCTGCGACCGCTGGCAGCCCGGGGTGCGGCTGCTGCCGATGACCGACGACCGGGTCGAGACGCACGTCAAGATCACCGATGAGTCCGGGCCCCGGGTGGTGCACTTCCAGGAGTACTGGGTCAAGCTGCACGCCGCCGTGGCCGCCGAGGCGATCGTCCCGGTCGGCGCCGAGACCGCCAAGCCCGCCCCCGGCGTGCTGGAGGCGATCGCCGCGGCGGACGTGATCCTGCTCCCGCCGTCCAACCCGGTGGTCTCCATCGGCACCATCCTGGCCGTCCCCGGCATCCGACAGGCCGTCAGCGACGCCGCCGCCCCCGTGGTCGGGCTCTCCCCGATCATCGGCGGGGCGCCGGTGCGCGGCATGGCCGACAAGGTGCTGGCGGCGGTCGGCGTCGAGGCCACCGCCGAGGCGGTGGCGCTGCACTACGGCTCCGGACTGCTCGACGGGTGGCTGGTGGACACCGCCGACGCCGAGGCCGTGGCCGCGGTCGAGGCCGCCGGGATCAGCTGCCGGGCGATCCCGCTGCTGATGACCGACGTCCCGGCCACCGCCGAGATGGCCCGCGCCGCGCTGGAGCTGGCCGAGCAGGTCCGGTCGTGA
- a CDS encoding cysteine dioxygenase, which yields MPRFRKRNRDRAKHSALATVAVPAPRWTDGLSDVSIAGDPLAFPHLARTDLPQHPSTVAGYAQLVREIAADRSRWEPLVRYDALTRWYARLETGPGYEVWLLSWLPGQSSGFHDHGQSSGVMTVLQGELVERSLTHAGEGTRPLRPGGQRVFSAGYLHEVVNASLEPAVSIHLYSPGLVEMNQYGGAVAPEARVETH from the coding sequence ATGCCCCGCTTCCGCAAGCGCAACCGAGACCGTGCCAAGCACTCCGCCCTCGCCACCGTGGCCGTACCGGCCCCCCGGTGGACCGACGGGCTGAGCGACGTCTCCATCGCCGGCGACCCGCTGGCCTTCCCGCACCTGGCCCGCACCGACCTGCCGCAGCACCCCAGCACCGTGGCCGGCTACGCCCAGCTGGTCCGCGAGATCGCGGCCGACCGCTCCCGCTGGGAGCCGCTGGTCCGCTACGACGCGCTCACCCGCTGGTACGCCCGGCTGGAGACCGGCCCCGGCTACGAGGTCTGGCTGCTCAGCTGGCTGCCCGGCCAGAGCAGCGGGTTCCACGACCACGGCCAGTCCTCCGGTGTGATGACGGTGCTTCAGGGCGAGCTGGTCGAGCGCTCCCTCACGCACGCCGGTGAGGGCACCCGCCCGCTCCGCCCGGGCGGCCAGCGGGTGTTCTCGGCCGGGTACCTGCACGAGGTGGTCAACGCCTCGCTGGAACCCGCCGTCTCGATCCACCTGTACTCCCCCGGCCTGGTCGAGATGAACCAGTACGGCGGCGCGGTCGCCCCCGAGGCCCGCGTCGAGACGCACTGA
- a CDS encoding WhiB family transcriptional regulator: MSELFELLIGEGIEEDEEELGWQERALCAQTDPESFFPEKGGSTREAKKVCLACEVRSECLEYALNNDERFGIWGGLSERERRRLKKSAV; this comes from the coding sequence ATGAGCGAGCTCTTTGAGCTGTTGATCGGTGAGGGCATCGAAGAGGACGAAGAGGAACTCGGTTGGCAGGAGCGCGCGCTGTGCGCTCAGACCGACCCGGAGTCCTTCTTCCCGGAGAAGGGCGGCTCCACCCGCGAGGCGAAGAAGGTCTGCCTCGCCTGCGAGGTCCGGTCCGAGTGCCTCGAGTACGCGCTGAACAACGACGAGCGTTTCGGTATCTGGGGTGGCCTCTCCGAGCGCGAGCGCCGTCGGCTCAAGAAGAGCGCGGTCTGA